The segment GGTCACCATGACAGTGTTGGTGGCAGCCTGACTCATGAGGGGTGGCCTGGTGTAAGGTGGGAGTCTGGCAGGGGGCAGAGACCCTCCTGTGAACAGCCCAGCCTTGACACAGTAGGACACTTGGCACCCATCACTGATGAGGGCGAGATGTTGGCTGAAGCCCCCGGGACACTTTCTTAGAGAAGGTGACTCTAAATCTCCGGATATGGCAGCATTCACCAAGGGGTTCCCCACTGCACAGCTGAAGAACCCGCCAAAGGGGACTGAAAACCTATAGCCCAACTCATAGTCCTGAGAGGCACATACCTTGAGATTTTCAAAAAGTCTCAGTGGAAAATAGCCAGCAGGGCACGACTGTGCATTCGTCAAAGGGTTTATGCTCTTACCACTGAAGAGGCCCCCGAAAAGCAGTCCTGAGTTTTCTGGTATCTGCCCACTGGCCACACACCAAAAAGCCCTAAATTCAGCCTTTGCCACCCGGAACACATCTTCGCACACAGTCTTGCAGAAGATGAGGAGGGTGCACTTCCTCAGACACTCCAGGTGGTTGTAACCCTCCTCATGGATCTGGGACAGCAGGTGGACTGGGGAGTAGCCAGAGGGGCATGAGAAATCACCAGTGAGCGGATTCTTCTGCTCCAGGTTTTGGCAGAGTTGGACAAACTCCTTCCCAGAGAGCTGGGTGCATTCTTGATAAACTCCTCCGAAGGAGAAATTGGTCATTTTTCCCTCGCAAGAGCCATCATCAGTGTTGGCCTGGAAATTGAAGTTGGGTGAATTGACATCTGTGCACCCCGGGTAGGTGTTGAATGTGTAATAGTGTCTCACGGCAGCCTCCACCGTCCTCGACAGCTTCTTCACGAGCGGCCCCGGCAACTCGGGCAGCATGTTGGGGGTGATGAAGAAATGCAGAGGCAGGCCGGCACGGTCGATGGCCACCAGGTGGTTAGTGATGCCCTGCTGCCAGGCCTGGAGGGTGATGCCTGGGTAAAAAGGAAGCCCTCCGATGCTCTGCACCATGGAGTTGGTTCGGTTGGAGAGGTAGCTCTTGGTGAGGGTGTTCTGCGAAGTGTAGTTCTCCTCGAATTTGAAGTTCACGATGTTCTGGAAGGCAGCACCGGCGGACGCGGTCAGGGCAGTACGGCTGCTCAGGCTGTCCTGCAGGAACGAGGCTCTGATGTGGTCCTCCTGGATGAGAGCAGCCCCAGCATCCATGCTGGTGATGACGTGGGTGCCGTAGTTGAGGACCAGCAGTTCTGCCAGGTAGGTGGCCATCCGTGTCTGGTTATTCTCCAGGCGGTCACAGATGTCCATGAGCTCCTTCTTAAAGCCCCAGCTGAGTTCTGAAGCCGGGTTGATTTTGACTGTGTAGATCAGGTTTCTCACCTGCACCCGGGTTGTTATGGCTTGGTCTTTCACTTGAAGGGTCTTCATCTTCTGGAAATCAGAGGAGAACTTGCCGTTGACCTTGGAATAAAGGGAGATCTCCAGGTTGATGGAGGAGGAGGTGCTGCTCTGGTAATTCACCCAGGACTCCAGGACTTCGGAGTTCATCTCCAGATTGGTCTGTTTCTGGGCGATGCTGATGACTTGGTCGGGGATGATGTACTGTCCATCCTCCGTGGTCCTGCAGCTCCTGTAAGTCAGGTCCATCACCCGTCCCATGTCCACATTCCGCAGGTTATCCCAGCCACCTCCCGGTAAGACTTCCAGAACAGGTAGTTTTAAGGTATTCTTGCATTTTTGAAATCTGGTCTCATCTGTCTCATCCAGAGACTTATCCGTTTTAGCCCATGCTGCCAGTGCCCACAAAAAGATAGCACCCCTGAGGCTGTTCATGGCTCAGAAGCCCCGGCCACACGCCAGCCCTAAGGAGCGGCCAGCGAGCTTGGTGCAAACCGAACAGATGGGAAAGAAGGCAGTTGCTGAAACAGAACACATACAGCAG is part of the Felis catus isolate Fca126 chromosome D1, F.catus_Fca126_mat1.0, whole genome shotgun sequence genome and harbors:
- the MPEG1 gene encoding macrophage-expressed gene 1 protein, whose protein sequence is MNSLRGAIFLWALAAWAKTDKSLDETDETRFQKCKNTLKLPVLEVLPGGGWDNLRNVDMGRVMDLTYRSCRTTEDGQYIIPDQVISIAQKQTNLEMNSEVLESWVNYQSSTSSSINLEISLYSKVNGKFSSDFQKMKTLQVKDQAITTRVQVRNLIYTVKINPASELSWGFKKELMDICDRLENNQTRMATYLAELLVLNYGTHVITSMDAGAALIQEDHIRASFLQDSLSSRTALTASAGAAFQNIVNFKFEENYTSQNTLTKSYLSNRTNSMVQSIGGLPFYPGITLQAWQQGITNHLVAIDRAGLPLHFFITPNMLPELPGPLVKKLSRTVEAAVRHYYTFNTYPGCTDVNSPNFNFQANTDDGSCEGKMTNFSFGGVYQECTQLSGKEFVQLCQNLEQKNPLTGDFSCPSGYSPVHLLSQIHEEGYNHLECLRKCTLLIFCKTVCEDVFRVAKAEFRAFWCVASGQIPENSGLLFGGLFSGKSINPLTNAQSCPAGYFPLRLFENLKVCASQDYELGYRFSVPFGGFFSCAVGNPLVNAAISGDLESPSLRKCPGGFSQHLALISDGCQVSYCVKAGLFTGGSLPPARLPPYTRPPLMSQAATNTVMVTNSETASSWIKDSQTHQWRLGEPLELRRAMRVIHGDSSGLSGGAAAGVTVAVTAALAATVTLAIYGTRKYKKRGYQALEDETQSLAVGTAAPGDVPDREQEQSPA